Proteins found in one Aspergillus chevalieri M1 DNA, chromosome 2, nearly complete sequence genomic segment:
- a CDS encoding glycoside hydrolase family 75 protein (CAZy:GH75;~COG:G;~EggNog:ENOG410PN2D;~InterPro:IPR009939;~PFAM:PF07335;~SECRETED:SignalP(1-15);~go_function: GO:0016977 - chitosanase activity [Evidence IEA]), whose amino-acid sequence MKLLIFLAALTTCLARDIPSNLQRFYDTVKNAGPCTGDNLLQDGFFDQDDSTNEWNYCDRNFTGRGLYIKGPGTDLANMDIDCDGDQQNPDPRCLGSSDTQPATAFRRQVQQLSNITDLNASIHPYVVLGNVGDVTFDPRDHGIEPLSVVAVVCGGQLIYGIWGDINGNDAMPLVGEASLALATACFGDSMTSSNGHDEPDVLYLAFAGPNAVPRTANWAARSYGEFEASITALGDALVARV is encoded by the coding sequence ATGAAATTGCTGATCTTCCTGGCGGCTCTGACCACCTGCTTGGCCAGAGATATCCCATCCAACTTGCAACGATTCTACGATACAGTCAAGAATGCGGGTCCCTGCACGGGTGACAATCTTTTACAAGATGGCTTCTTCGACCAGGACGACAGCACCAACGAATGGAATTACTGTGACAGGAACTTCACCGGCCGCGGACTCTACATCAAAGGTCCAGGCACGGACCTAGCTAACATGGACATTGACTGCGATGGGGACCAGCAAAATCCCGATCCGCGCTGCCTGGGATCGAGCGATACTCAGCCCGCGACGGCCTTCCGGCGCCAGGTGCAGCAGTTATCCAACATCACCGACCTAAACGCTTCGATCCACCCTTATGTTGTGTTGGGAAATGTTGGGGATGTGACTTTCGATCCTCGCGATCACGGCATCGAACCGCTTAGCGTGGTGGCTGTCGTCTGCGGAGGCCAGCTGATTTACGGCATCTGGGGCGATATCAACGGAAACGATGCCATGCCTCTGGTGGGCGAGGCGAGTCTAGCGCTAGCGACCGCGTGCTTCGGAGATAGCATGACTAGCAGCAATGGGCACGATGAACCCGATGTGCTGTATCTTGCATTCGCGGGGCCCAATGCAGTGCCGCGAACCGCTAACTGGGCTGCGAGATCTTATGGGGAATTCGAAGCGAGTATCACGGCCCTAGGAGATGCATTAGTGGCCAGAGTATAA
- the zrfD gene encoding putative plasma membrane zinc ion transporter (COG:P;~EggNog:ENOG410PH65;~InterPro:IPR003689;~PFAM:PF02535;~TransMembrane:9 (i115-132o173-196i205-226o246-268i392-412o418-441i453-477o483-505i526-546o);~go_component: GO:0016020 - membrane [Evidence IEA];~go_function: GO:0046873 - metal ion transmembrane transporter activity [Evidence IEA];~go_process: GO:0030001 - metal ion transport [Evidence IEA];~go_process: GO:0055085 - transmembrane transport [Evidence IEA]), with product MNCPSRTDDDLVHPDWNQNPPYLAPDLTTRQDLNGISNARELQDRAGLVGVSFAGWDEGGITAARESGREKKSPGPQGASLTLSGRSISPTSSHAAISGDKLLNTNQAWKTAKEWALWLLSVAVASTIISHIRHPTSNAGIVNLEPPPRRLPERSTCEEGGVNGDEYNLPLHVAGLFIILSVSTLACAFPILAVWFPRLRIPPSFLFFVTHFGTGVLIATAFVHLLPTAFTSLGDPCLSSFWTTDYPAMPGAISLGGIFLVTVIEMVFSPARHCCRPPTEPVRQSTPQVPRIDITEPPNSAANPKAPAAMLDGRHLSDLGPLVGRSSSMSRSIKGIGQDHEGISRVPSAPEQSPQGWEERKTEAVEQDVERSDDDTSSVPPELQDKKAVMQVFLLEMGILFHSVFIGMSLSVSVGNSFVILLIAIVFHQSFEGLALGARIASLNWPRKAYQPWVMSLAYGCTTPLGQAIGLATHTLYSPNSEVGLLLVGTMNAISAGLLIFASLIELMSEDFLSDESWKVLRGKKRVIACILVFLGAFCMSLVGAWA from the exons ATGAACTGTCCCTCGCGCACCGACGATGACCTTGTCCATCCCGATTGGAACCAGAACCCGCCCTATCTCGCCCCCGATCTCACCACCCGCCAAGACTTGAACGGCATCTCCAACGCTCGGGAGTTGCAGGACCGCGCGGGGCTGGTCGGAGTGTCCTTTGCAGGCTGGGATGAAGGAGGAATAACGGCTGCTAGAGAATCAGGACGAGAGAAGAAAAGTCCCGGTCCTCAGGGAGCGTCTCTGACTCTGTCAG GACGCTCCATTTCCCCGACCAGCAGCCATGCTGCTATATCAGGGGACAAACTATTAAATACGAATCAAGCATGGAAGACGGCCAAAGAATGGGCATTGTGGCTGCTGTCCGTTGCGGTCGCATCGACTATAATTTCCCATATTCGACACCCAACAAGCAATGCCGGAATTGTCAACTTGGAACCACCTCCACGACGTCTCCCTGAACGGTCGACCTGCGAGGAAGGCGGCGTCAATGGCGATGAATACAACCTTCCCTTGCACGTCGCGGGTCTATTCATCATCTTGTCCGTATCGACGCTGGCCTGTGCCTTTCCCATTCTTGCCGTCTGGTTTCCCCGTCTGCGCATTCcaccttcttttctcttcttcgtcacCCATTTCGGAACAGGGGTGTTGATTGCGACGGCGTTTGTTCACTTACTTCCGACGGCGTTTACCTCGCTGGGGGACCCATGTCTGTCGAGTTTCTGGACCACAGACTACCCCGCGATGCCTGGGGCCATTTCGTTGGGTGGCATCTTTCTCGTTACGGTGATTGAAATGGTGTTCAGTCCCGCCCGGCATTGTTGTCGACCACCAACCGAACCGGTTCGCCAAAGTACCCCTCAGGTGCCCCGAATCGACATCACGGAGCCGCCCAATTCAGCCGCCAATCCAAAGGCTCCGGCGGCGATGCTGGACGGCAGACACCTGAGCGACCTGGGACCGCTCGTCGGACGTTCTTCCAGCATGAGTCGATCCATCAAGGGGATAGGACAGGATCATGAAGGTATCTCGCGGGTTCCATCAGCCCCCGAGCAGTCTCCACAGGGCTGGGAGGAACGGAAGACAGAAGCTGTTGAACAGGATGTCGAGCGCAGCGACGATGATACCTCGAGTGTGCCCCCCGAATTGCAAGACAAGAAAGCAGTGATGCAAGTATTTTTGCTCGAGATGGGAATCCTTTTTCACAGTGTGTTTATCGGCATGTCCCTCAGTGTGTCTGTTGGGAACTCGTTTGTCATTCTTCTTATTGCCATTGTGTTTCACC AGAGCTTCGAAGGACTCGCGTTGGGCGCCCGCATTGCGTCGCTGAACTGGCCACGAAAGGCCTACCAGCCATGGGTCATGTCTCTCGCATATGGATGCAC GACACCCCTTGGTCAAGCCATCGGCCTCGCCACGCACACTCTGTACAGTCCCAACTCGGAAGTTGGATTGCTCCTGGTGGGCACTATGAATGCCATCTCGGCAGGCTTGCTGATCTTCGCATCGCTGATCGAACTGATGTCGGAGGATTTTCTCAGCGACGAGAGTTGGAAAGTGCTccggggaaagaagagagtgATCGCTTGCATTCTGGTCTTTCTGGGTGCATTTTGCATGAGTTTGGTCGGAGCTTGGGCGTAA
- a CDS encoding uncharacterized protein (COG:Q;~EggNog:ENOG410PKFE;~InterPro:IPR002347,IPR036291,IPR020904;~PFAM:PF00106,PF13561,PF08659;~go_function: GO:0016491 - oxidoreductase activity [Evidence IEA];~go_process: GO:0055114 - oxidation-reduction process [Evidence IEA]): MSSLRANFPQQVGSEGPPIASRGRRESYARTDESVTFEYPDESQMPHSPTIEGMRYKRTLTQFSLEKKVTVVTGGARGLGLVMSQAIIISGADLAIVDLNKDEAEYQANNLVRQFKEENPTLELPPKITAHYADVASPDSVNKALEEIIAQHGRIDNLVTSAGFTENFDAIHYPHERMQKCWAVNVDGSYHFATGVARHLIERKAPGSIVMIGSMSGAVVNVPQPQAPYNAAKAAVRHLASSFAVEWAPYDIRVNCISPGYMMTALTRKILDENPELEEKWTSLIPAGKMGAPEDLMGPVTFLLSDAAKYVTGADLRVDGGYTLT; this comes from the exons ATGTCTTCCCTCCGCGCCAACTTCCCCCAACAAGTCGGCTCCGAAGGCCCCCCGATTGCCAGCCGGGGTCGTCGTGAGTCCTACGCCCGGACCGATGAGAGCGTCACTTTCGAGTATCCCGATGAGAGCCAGATGCCCCACTCGCCCACCATCGAGGGCATGCGCTACAAGCGCACTCTGACTCAGTTCTCTCTCGAAAAGAAGGTAACTGTCGTCACGGGCGGTGCTCGTGGTTTGGGTCTCGTCATGTCGCAggccatcatcatctccggcGCGGATTTGGCCATTGTCGACCTGAACA AGGACGAAGCCGAATACCAGGCCAACAACTTGGTCAGACAATTCAAGGAAGAGAACCCCACCTTGGAGCT CCCCCCTAAGATTACCGCACACTATGCCGATGTCGCCAGTCCCGACTCGGTCAACAAGGCCCTGGAAGAGATCATCGCCCAGCACGGCCGCATTGACAACCTCGTCACCTCCGCCGGTTTCACAGAAAATTTCGATGCCATTCACTACCCCCACGAGCGGATGCAGAAATGCTGGGCCGTCAACGTTGACGGGTCATACCATTTTGCCACTGGCGTTGCCCGTCATTTGATCGAGCGCAAGGCCCCCGGTAGCATTGTCATGATTGGCAGCATGTCCGGTGCTGTTGTCAACGTTCCGCAACCTCAAGCTCCCTACAACGCCGCTAAGGCTGCTGTCCGCCATCTTGCCTCGTCTTTTGCCGTTGAGTGGGCTCCATATGACATCCGTGTCAACTGTATCAGTCCAGGCTACATGATGACTGCTTT AACACGCAAGATCCTTGATGAGAACCCCGAACTGGAGGAGAAGTGGACCTCGCTGATCCCTGCCGGCAAGATGGGCGCCCCAGAAGACCTCATGGGACCCGTTACCTTCTTGCTCAGTGACGCTGCCAAGTACGTCACTGGCGCCGACCTGAGAGTCGATGGTGGCTACACTCTGACATAA
- a CDS encoding uncharacterized protein (COG:S;~EggNog:ENOG410Q1CI;~TransMembrane:5 (o16-40i52-79o99-120i132-153o173-189i)) encodes MEVPDSEVPKLRQGGIYAFVAWISYICLVWSFKGVLMFLYNRITTGLWQHRMTLIMGAFCVCTFLASLIFDLAICHPIQKNWQVKPFAGENCTTRPLNYIVIEVLNIVTDLGVMCVPLPLIITAKIPPFQKFVLALLFSSGIFVMIAAVLRTYYSVSNIDKLSVALGWASREALVSVFVVCAPGIKPLFTRFRWFQSFKSSSNGYSSNQRTGRSGLFNSKSGNFTAINSTKDDGKHPYELDIMRRNKDKHEDSSNESQERIIESGGNANSPPRDAGIVVTTEYTLAHDDTRSAT; translated from the exons ATGGAAGTCCCAGACAGCGAGGTACCCAAGCTTAGACAGGGCGGCATATATGCATTCGTTGCTTGGATCTCGTACATTTGTCTGGTGTGGTCATTCAAGGGCGTCCTCATGTTTCTTTACAACCGAATCAC AACTGGTTTATGGCAGCACCGCATGACTCTGATCATGGGTGCTTTTTGCGTGTGTACATTCTTGGCGTCTTTGATCTTCGATCTTGCCATCTGTCACCCAATCCAAAAGAACTGGCAGGTCAAACCGTTTGCAGGGG AAAACTGTACTACCAGGCCACTAAACTATATCGTGATTGAGGTCTTGAACATTGT AACTGACTTGGGCGTCATGTGTGTCCCATTGCCACTTATCATCACGGCCAAAATCCCACCATTCCAGAAATTCGTCTTGGCTCTCCTATTCTCATCCGGAATTTTTGTCATGATTGCCGCTGTCCTTCGTACGTACTACTCGGTTTCGAATATCGACAAGCTGTCCGTTGCCCTGGGCTGGGCCTCCCGCGAAGCCCTGGTctccgtcttcgtcgtctgcGCTCCGGGTATAAAGCCGCTTTTTACAAGATTCAGGTGGTTTCAGTCGTTCAAATCCTCATCCAATGGTTATAGCAGCAACCAGCGCACGGGGCGCAGTGGCTTATTCAATTCCAAGTCTGGAAATTTCACCGCTATTAACAGTACCAAGGATGATGGTAAGCATCCGTATGAGTTGGATATCATGAGGAGAAATAAAGACAAGCACGAAGACTCGTCAAACGAGAGCCAGGAGCGGATTATTGAGTCTGGTGGGAATGCGAATAGTCCGCCCAGAGATGCAGGTATTGTGGTCACAACCGAGTATACTCTGGCGCATGACGATACGAGATCAGCGACATGA
- a CDS encoding glycoside hydrolase family 76 protein (CAZy:GH76;~COG:G;~EggNog:ENOG410PFRH;~InterPro:IPR005198,IPR008928,IPR014480;~PFAM:PF03663;~SECRETED:SignalP(1-30);~TransMembrane:1 (n13-25c30/31o439-460i);~go_function: GO:0008496 - mannan endo-1,6-alpha-mannosidase activity [Evidence IEA];~go_process: GO:0005975 - carbohydrate metabolic process [Evidence IEA];~go_process: GO:0016052 - carbohydrate catabolic process [Evidence IEA]) gives MLRTCQDWLCSRALLCLLLLLSLCVPEVRAIELNIDDEQSIKDAASTAAYGMMIHYHGNETGQIPGKLPDTWWEGGAMFMALIQYWYFTGDTTYNDEVSVGMQWQSGNGDYMPTNWSTYLGNDDQVFWGLAAMTAAELQYPEVDDGYSWLSLAQGVFNTQVERWDTNTCDGGLRWQIYAYEAGYGMKNTISNGGLFQLSARLARYTNNDTYADWAEKIFDWSASTPLLNNNTWNVADSTNVDDDCTSQGNNQWSYNYGTLLSGAAYMYAYTNGTSKTKWQNAVNGLLNVTLDTFFPAKYDYAMSEILCEPNEVCNNNEILFKGLTSAWLAFTSVLVPSTSSRILPKLQSSAEAAAEACTGNNNNTCGVRWYTKEWDGWSGLEEQMSALSVFSSNLITTKNSTPVTSTTGGNSTSNPASGTNDRNAQGHTSPAITTGDRAGAGVLTAVFASGWIGIMIWLVL, from the exons ATGCTAAGAACATGCCAAGACTGGCTCTGCTCGAGGGCTTTACTGtgtcttctgctgctgctgtcgctgTGTGTACCAGAGGTGCGGGCGATCGAACTCAACATTGATGATGAGC AATCCATCAAAGATGCGGCCAGCACGGCTGCCTATGGGATGATGATCCATTATCACGGCAATGAAACAGGACAGATTCCTGGAAAGTTGCCCGACACCTGGTGGGAAGGAGGTGCCATGTTCATGGCCTTGATTCAATACTGGTACTTCACCGGCGATACCACCTATAATGACGAAGTGTCTGTTGGCATGCAATGGCAGTCCGGCAACGGCGACTACATGCCAACCAACTGGAGTACATATCTG GGGAACGATGACCAAGTATTCTGGGGTCTGGCCGCCATGACCGCCGCCGAATTACAGTATCCCGAAGTCGATGATGGTTATTCTTGGTTGTCACTGGCGCAGGGCGTCTTCAACACCCAGGTTGAACGGTGGGATACCAATACCTGCGATGGAGGGTTACGTTGGCAGATCTACGCTTATGAAGCCGGCTACGGCATGAAGAACACCATTTCGAATGGGGGCTTGTTTCAGCTGTCCGCTCGTCTCGCACGCTATACGAACAACGACACCTATGCCGATTGGGCCGAAAAGATCTTTGACTGGTCTGCATCGACTCCGCTGTTAAACAATAACACCTGGAATGTGGCCGACTCGACCAACGTCGACGACGATTGTACTTCTCAAGGAAATAATCAATGGTCATACAACTATGGTACACTGCTAAGCGGTGCAGCATACATGTATGCCTAT AccaacggcacatcgaaaaCCAAATGGCAAAACGCTGTCAACGGCCTCTTAAACGTCACCTTAGACACCTTCTTCCCTGCGAAATACGACTATGCCATGTCAGAGATCCTCTGCGAACCCAACGAAGTCTGCAACAACAACGAAATCCTCTTCAAAGGCCTCACATCCGCCTGGCTCGCCTTCACCTCCGTTCTCGTCCCGTCGACGTCGTCGCGAATTCTCCCCAAGCTCCAAAGCTCTGCCGAAGCTGCCGCCGAAGCTTGCACTGGAAACAATAACAACACCTGCGGAGTCCGGTGGTATACCAAGGAATGGGACGGATGGAGTGGTCTTGAGGAACAAATGAGCGCGCTGAGCGTGTTCTCGTCAAATCTCATCACCACAAAGAACTCAACCCCGGTCACTTCGACCACCGGCGGAAATAGCACCAGCAATCCCGCAAGTGGCACGAATGATAGGAACGCGCAAGGTCATACTTCACCGGCCATAACGACTGGCGACCGGGCGGGTGCAGGCGTCCTGACGGCTGTATTCGCGTCGGGATGGATCGGTATTATGATATGGCTAGTGCTATGA